The following proteins are co-located in the Sphingomonas donggukensis genome:
- the hisD gene encoding histidinol dehydrogenase translates to MLKLSTSDPGFAAAFDALVGARREADADVARDVRTIVAAVRDEGDAALAAYTQRFDGHDLNDTGWRIERADCLAAYQGLSEELRDALDLAATRIAAYHAKQIPEDRDETDASGVRFGARWRPVDAAGVYVPGGRAAYPSSVLMNALPAKAAGVERLVMVTPTPKGEINPLVLAAAHVAGVDEIWRVGGAQAIAALAYGTARIGAVDVVTGPGNAWVAEAKRQLYGVVGIDMVAGPSEIVVVADGDNDAQWIAADLLSQSEHDPTSQSILITDSATLATAVADAVDLMIGTLSTKAVARAAWDANGAIIVTATLDEAIPLVNALAPEHLELACDADVAQGLFDRVRHAGSVFLGRHTPEAVGDYVAGPNHVLPTGRRARFSSGLSVLDFMKRTSFIACDADALAAIGPAAVALAEAEGLPAHAKSVALRLTR, encoded by the coding sequence ATGCTGAAACTCTCCACCTCCGACCCCGGCTTCGCCGCCGCGTTCGATGCGCTGGTCGGCGCGCGGCGGGAGGCCGACGCCGATGTCGCACGCGATGTCCGCACCATCGTCGCCGCCGTCCGCGACGAAGGCGATGCCGCGCTTGCCGCATATACTCAGCGGTTCGACGGCCACGACCTGAACGATACCGGCTGGCGGATCGAGCGCGCCGATTGCCTCGCGGCGTATCAGGGATTGAGCGAGGAACTCCGGGACGCGCTAGACCTCGCCGCGACCCGCATCGCCGCCTATCACGCCAAGCAGATCCCCGAGGACCGCGACGAAACCGACGCCAGCGGCGTTCGCTTCGGCGCGCGGTGGCGCCCGGTCGATGCGGCGGGCGTCTATGTGCCGGGCGGGCGCGCGGCCTATCCGTCGTCGGTCCTGATGAACGCGCTGCCGGCCAAGGCCGCGGGCGTCGAGCGGCTCGTCATGGTCACGCCCACGCCCAAGGGAGAGATCAACCCCCTCGTCCTCGCCGCCGCGCACGTCGCGGGCGTGGACGAGATCTGGCGCGTCGGCGGGGCGCAGGCGATCGCCGCGCTCGCCTATGGCACAGCCCGCATCGGCGCGGTCGACGTCGTAACCGGCCCCGGCAATGCCTGGGTCGCGGAGGCCAAGCGCCAGCTCTACGGCGTCGTCGGCATCGACATGGTGGCGGGCCCGAGCGAGATCGTGGTCGTCGCCGACGGCGACAATGACGCGCAGTGGATCGCCGCCGATTTGCTCAGCCAGTCCGAGCACGACCCGACTAGCCAGTCGATCCTCATCACCGACAGCGCCACGCTGGCCACCGCGGTCGCCGATGCGGTCGACCTGATGATCGGCACGCTTTCCACCAAGGCAGTCGCCCGCGCGGCGTGGGACGCCAACGGCGCGATCATCGTGACTGCGACCTTGGACGAGGCGATCCCGCTGGTGAACGCGCTCGCGCCCGAACATCTCGAGCTCGCGTGCGACGCCGACGTGGCACAGGGGCTGTTCGACCGCGTCCGCCATGCCGGATCGGTGTTCCTCGGCCGCCACACGCCAGAGGCGGTCGGCGATTACGTCGCCGGTCCCAACCACGTCCTCCCGACCGGCCGCCGCGCGCGGTTTTCGTCGGGGCTGTCGGTGCTCGACTTCATGAAACGCACCAGCTTCATCGCCTGCGACGCGGACGCACTCGCCGCGATCGGCCCCGCTGCGGTGGCGCTGGCGGAGGCAGAGGGGCTGCCCGCGCACGCAAAGTCGGTGGCGTTACGACTGACCCGCTGA
- the nusB gene encoding transcription antitermination factor NusB yields the protein MTTKATPRTRARSTARAAARLAAVQALYQQDMEGTPLIQLLNEFHNHRLGATIDDVEYAEPDVDFFDDIVTGANARSEEIDRRIADKLSAGWSLERLDKPMRGILRAGTYELLARADVPAGAVISEYLDVADAFYEKREKGFVNGLLDAIAKDVRG from the coding sequence ATGACCACCAAAGCCACGCCCCGCACCCGCGCGCGATCGACCGCGCGTGCCGCCGCCCGCCTTGCCGCCGTCCAGGCGCTGTACCAGCAGGATATGGAGGGCACGCCGCTTATCCAGCTGCTCAACGAATTCCACAACCACCGCCTGGGCGCGACGATCGACGACGTCGAATATGCCGAGCCCGACGTCGATTTCTTCGACGATATCGTGACCGGCGCCAACGCCCGTAGCGAGGAAATCGACCGCCGCATCGCCGACAAGCTGTCCGCGGGCTGGAGCCTGGAGCGGCTGGACAAGCCGATGCGCGGTATCCTGCGCGCCGGCACCTACGAGCTCCTCGCCCGCGCCGACGTGCCGGCGGGCGCGGTCATCAGCGAATATCTCGACGTCGCCGACGCGTTTTACGAGAAGCGCGAGAAGGGCTTCGTCAACGGCCTGCTCGACGCGATCGCGAAGGATGTGCGTGGCTGA
- the thiL gene encoding thiamine-phosphate kinase, whose translation MTEADFLAALRTLPLHPGALDLRDDAARLGELVLTTDLIVESVHFLPDDSPGDVAWKLVAANLSDLAAKGAVPEGVLLGYPLRDDKWDAAFLDGLRDVLTTFGCALLGGDTVSGGRSYALTAIGRATVSPTRSGAQAGDTLWVTGTIGDAGAGLAIARGADGPAALLARYRRPTPRLAEGQALAPHVTAMMDVSDGLLIDAERLAAASGCAVTIALDALPLSPKYRAWGGDALASATAGDDYELLFTLPSGMEPPVAATRIGSMSEGAGLTLTRDGAPVPLPPTLGWQHR comes from the coding sequence ATGACCGAAGCCGACTTCCTCGCCGCCCTGCGCACCCTGCCGCTCCACCCCGGCGCGCTGGACTTGCGCGACGATGCCGCCCGGCTCGGAGAGCTTGTCCTCACCACCGACCTGATCGTCGAGAGCGTGCATTTCCTGCCCGACGACTCGCCCGGCGACGTCGCGTGGAAGCTGGTCGCGGCCAACCTCTCTGACCTCGCCGCGAAGGGCGCGGTGCCGGAGGGGGTTTTGCTCGGCTACCCCTTACGCGACGATAAGTGGGACGCCGCGTTCCTCGATGGTTTGCGGGACGTTCTCACCACCTTCGGCTGTGCGCTGCTCGGCGGCGACACCGTGTCGGGCGGGCGCAGCTATGCGCTGACCGCGATCGGGCGCGCCACCGTCAGCCCAACGCGCAGCGGTGCGCAGGCCGGCGACACCCTTTGGGTCACCGGCACGATCGGCGACGCCGGCGCCGGCCTCGCCATCGCGCGCGGTGCGGACGGCCCGGCGGCGCTGCTCGCCCGCTATCGCCGCCCGACGCCGCGGCTGGCGGAGGGCCAGGCGCTTGCCCCTCATGTCACCGCGATGATGGACGTGTCCGACGGCCTGCTGATCGACGCCGAGCGGCTGGCAGCGGCGAGCGGCTGCGCCGTCACGATCGCGCTTGACGCCTTGCCGCTGTCGCCGAAGTATCGCGCCTGGGGCGGCGACGCGCTGGCTTCGGCGACTGCCGGCGACGACTACGAACTGCTGTTCACGCTTCCGTCCGGCATGGAGCCGCCGGTCGCCGCGACCCGCATCGGCAGCATGTCCGAAGGCGCCGGCCTGACCCTCACGCGCGACGGCGCGCCGGTCCCGCTGCCCCCGACCCTGGGGTGGCAACACCGCTGA
- a CDS encoding sodium-translocating pyrophosphatase: MGIVYLAIACGVIAVLYGLVTTAQVLKAPAGDAKMQDIAAAIAEGARAYLGRQYRTIAIVGVVVAALVAWFLGPISAAGFALGAILSGVTGFIGMNVSVKANVRTAEAARTSLQGGLTMAFRSGAITGMLVAGLGLLAISVMFWGLLTLGHYDLSVGEDRRVIVDTLVALAFGASLISIFARLGGGIFTKAADVGADLVGKVEAGIPEDDPRNPATIADNVGDNVGDCAGMAADLFETYVVTIGVTMASIALLLPNADHLFQLMTLPLLVGGVCVITSIIGTYMVRLGKGSIMGALYKGFWTTVVLSIPAIYFATQYVVGDMNALIGGSTALGDSAFLTPAAAVGATTITFTGMKLFWCMMIGLALTGVLVWITEYYTGTNYRPVKSIAKASETGHGTNVIQGLAVSLESPALPTIVISVAVVACYQLGGIIGIAFGATSMLALAGMVVALDAYGPVTDNAGGIAEMAGLPDDVRHRTDALDAVGNTTKAVTKGYAIGSAALAALVLFGAYTTDLGIYFPDIVVNFSLSNPYVIVGLLLGALLPFSFGAFGMTAVGRAAGSVVEDVRAQFRDNPGIMAGTSRPNYARTVDLVTRAAIKEMIVPSLLPVLAPIAVYYIILAVADQASAFAALGALLLGVIVSGLFVAISMTSGGGAWDNAKKYIEDGNHGGKGSEAHKAAVTGDTVGDPYKDTAGPAVNPMIKITNIVALLLLAALAAG; the protein is encoded by the coding sequence ATGGGAATCGTTTATCTGGCCATCGCGTGCGGCGTCATCGCCGTGCTCTACGGCCTCGTCACGACCGCACAGGTGCTGAAGGCGCCGGCGGGTGACGCGAAGATGCAGGACATCGCCGCCGCCATCGCGGAGGGCGCGCGCGCCTATCTCGGGCGGCAGTATCGCACCATCGCCATCGTCGGCGTCGTCGTCGCGGCGCTGGTCGCGTGGTTCCTGGGACCGATCTCTGCCGCGGGCTTCGCATTGGGTGCGATCCTGTCGGGCGTGACCGGCTTCATCGGCATGAACGTGTCGGTGAAGGCGAACGTCCGCACCGCGGAGGCTGCGCGCACCTCGCTGCAAGGCGGGCTGACGATGGCGTTCCGGTCGGGCGCGATTACCGGCATGCTGGTGGCGGGCCTTGGCCTGCTGGCGATCTCGGTCATGTTCTGGGGCCTGCTGACGCTTGGCCATTATGACCTGTCGGTCGGTGAAGACCGCCGCGTCATCGTCGACACCCTCGTCGCGCTGGCGTTCGGCGCGTCGCTGATCTCGATCTTCGCGCGTCTGGGCGGCGGCATCTTCACTAAGGCGGCCGACGTCGGCGCCGACCTGGTCGGCAAGGTCGAGGCCGGCATCCCGGAGGACGACCCCCGCAACCCCGCCACCATCGCCGACAACGTCGGTGACAACGTCGGCGACTGCGCCGGCATGGCCGCCGACCTGTTCGAAACCTATGTCGTCACCATCGGCGTGACGATGGCGTCGATCGCGCTGCTGCTGCCCAACGCCGACCATCTGTTCCAGCTGATGACCTTGCCGCTGCTGGTCGGCGGCGTGTGCGTCATCACCTCGATCATCGGCACCTACATGGTCCGGCTCGGCAAGGGCTCGATCATGGGGGCGCTGTACAAGGGCTTCTGGACGACCGTCGTGCTTTCGATCCCCGCGATCTACTTCGCCACGCAATATGTGGTGGGCGATATGAACGCCCTGATCGGCGGATCGACGGCGCTGGGCGACAGCGCGTTCCTGACGCCCGCGGCAGCGGTCGGTGCGACCACGATCACCTTCACCGGCATGAAGCTGTTCTGGTGCATGATGATCGGCCTAGCGCTGACAGGCGTGCTGGTGTGGATCACCGAATATTACACCGGCACCAACTATCGCCCGGTGAAGTCAATCGCCAAGGCATCGGAAACCGGCCACGGCACCAACGTCATCCAGGGCCTGGCCGTCAGCCTGGAAAGCCCGGCGCTGCCCACGATCGTCATCTCGGTCGCGGTCGTCGCCTGCTATCAGCTTGGCGGCATCATCGGCATCGCCTTCGGTGCGACGTCGATGCTGGCGCTCGCCGGCATGGTCGTGGCGCTCGATGCCTACGGCCCGGTCACCGACAATGCCGGCGGCATCGCCGAGATGGCGGGCCTGCCGGATGACGTCCGCCATCGCACCGACGCACTGGACGCAGTCGGCAACACGACCAAGGCAGTCACCAAGGGCTATGCGATCGGCTCCGCCGCGCTCGCAGCACTGGTGCTGTTCGGGGCGTACACCACCGATCTCGGCATCTATTTCCCCGACATCGTTGTGAATTTCTCGCTGTCCAACCCCTATGTCATCGTTGGGCTGCTGCTCGGCGCGCTGCTGCCGTTCAGCTTCGGCGCGTTCGGGATGACCGCGGTGGGTCGCGCGGCAGGCTCGGTGGTCGAGGACGTTCGTGCCCAGTTCCGCGACAATCCGGGCATCATGGCAGGGACCAGCCGCCCCAACTACGCCCGCACCGTCGACCTGGTGACGCGCGCCGCGATCAAGGAGATGATCGTCCCCAGCCTGCTGCCGGTGCTCGCGCCGATCGCGGTCTATTACATCATCCTTGCCGTGGCGGACCAGGCGAGCGCCTTCGCGGCACTCGGCGCGCTGCTGCTCGGCGTGATCGTGTCGGGGCTGTTCGTCGCCATCTCGATGACCTCGGGCGGCGGCGCATGGGACAATGCCAAGAAGTACATCGAGGACGGCAACCACGGCGGCAAGGGCAGCGAAGCCCACAAGGCCGCGGTGACCGGCGACACCGTCGGCGATCCGTATAAGGACACCGCCGGTCCGGCGGTCAACCCGATGATCAAGATCACGAACATCGTGGCGCTGCTGCTTTTGGCGGCGCTCGCGGCGGGCTAA
- a CDS encoding alpha/beta hydrolase family protein — protein MATLGSSTTTAQTNFVPRPIEQFAELPTLMGPKISPNGKLIAAQVASRGKQYLAIIPIEGGPPRFVATGDNDLNWWRWVNDDWMVVGIGNKVPMPGIGDWYLRRAIGVSAAGDKVVPLMAREAAQAADDVIWVADDGTPRILLSLQKSIYVDNLAFWPEVVEVDVSTGKSRRAMGSREGVMSWSADGKGVVRMGIGHSRDGRSTRVLYRPAADTPFKEIVRETRGREDIVVPSLFMADPSKALAFAEDDAGMQGIYEYDLTNLKLGKRLYGSSGHDVDGLIPTTTRDGLAGVSYLDDKARTDWIDSDLAAMQAEITKAVSGGSASIATYSRDHKRAIVQVGASNSPGGFYLYDRSTGRMNLLGYANAQIRSARLNPVKTVRYKARDGLEIPAILTLPRGRPATGLPLIVMPHGGPFARDSEDWDWWSQSLAERGYAVVQPNYRGSSGYGSAFAKKGQGQWGLAMQDDLIDAVSYLAKQGVADPKRVCIAGASYGGYAAMRASQRDAATYRCAISYAGVSDLDRLRRYDGQFLSSGARMDWLRLQATDFRSVSPITTPEKTALPLLIVHGRKDTVVPIDQSREFVERLRKINKPVTYIEQPEADHHFSRAEDRLEFLKAMQAFLDKNNPV, from the coding sequence GTGGCGACACTGGGTTCGTCAACCACGACAGCGCAAACGAATTTCGTGCCGAGGCCGATCGAGCAATTCGCCGAATTGCCGACCCTCATGGGCCCCAAGATCTCCCCGAACGGGAAGCTCATCGCCGCCCAGGTCGCCTCGCGCGGAAAGCAGTATCTGGCGATCATCCCGATCGAGGGTGGGCCGCCCCGCTTCGTCGCGACGGGTGACAACGACCTGAACTGGTGGCGCTGGGTCAACGACGACTGGATGGTCGTCGGCATCGGCAACAAGGTCCCGATGCCGGGCATCGGTGACTGGTACCTGCGCCGCGCCATCGGCGTCAGTGCCGCGGGCGACAAGGTCGTGCCGCTTATGGCGCGCGAAGCCGCACAGGCGGCGGACGACGTTATCTGGGTGGCGGACGACGGAACCCCGCGCATCCTCCTGTCGCTGCAGAAGTCGATCTACGTTGATAATCTGGCGTTCTGGCCCGAAGTGGTCGAAGTCGATGTCTCGACTGGCAAGAGCCGTCGGGCGATGGGCTCGCGCGAAGGCGTGATGTCGTGGTCGGCGGACGGCAAGGGCGTCGTCCGCATGGGAATCGGCCATTCCAGGGACGGTCGCTCGACGCGGGTTCTCTATCGACCCGCCGCAGACACACCCTTCAAGGAAATCGTCCGGGAAACGCGCGGCCGCGAGGATATCGTGGTCCCGTCTCTGTTCATGGCCGATCCCTCCAAGGCGCTCGCCTTTGCCGAGGACGACGCCGGGATGCAGGGCATCTACGAGTATGACCTGACCAACCTGAAGCTCGGGAAGCGGCTTTACGGCAGTTCGGGGCACGACGTGGACGGACTGATTCCGACCACGACGCGCGACGGGCTGGCAGGTGTTTCCTATCTCGACGACAAGGCGCGCACCGACTGGATCGACTCTGATCTCGCCGCGATGCAGGCGGAAATCACCAAGGCGGTGTCGGGCGGGTCGGCAAGCATCGCGACCTACAGCCGCGATCACAAGCGGGCCATCGTCCAGGTCGGCGCCTCCAATTCGCCGGGGGGCTTCTACCTCTATGATCGCTCGACCGGCAGGATGAACCTGCTTGGATACGCCAATGCGCAGATCCGTTCGGCGCGGCTCAATCCCGTCAAGACGGTGCGCTACAAGGCTCGCGACGGCCTGGAAATTCCGGCGATCCTGACACTGCCGCGAGGGCGGCCGGCAACCGGGCTGCCGCTGATCGTGATGCCGCACGGCGGCCCCTTTGCGCGTGATTCCGAGGATTGGGACTGGTGGAGCCAGTCGCTTGCTGAGCGCGGCTATGCCGTGGTTCAACCGAATTATCGTGGCTCGTCCGGTTACGGTTCCGCATTTGCGAAGAAAGGCCAGGGCCAATGGGGGCTGGCGATGCAGGACGATCTGATCGACGCGGTTTCGTATCTTGCGAAACAGGGCGTGGCCGACCCGAAGCGCGTCTGCATCGCGGGTGCATCCTATGGCGGGTACGCCGCCATGCGCGCGTCGCAGCGTGACGCGGCCACCTATCGCTGCGCGATATCTTACGCCGGCGTGTCGGATCTGGATCGTCTGCGCCGTTACGATGGCCAGTTCCTTTCATCTGGCGCGCGTATGGACTGGCTGCGCCTGCAGGCCACCGATTTCCGCAGCGTGTCGCCGATCACGACGCCGGAGAAGACGGCCTTGCCGTTGCTGATCGTGCATGGCCGCAAGGACACGGTGGTGCCAATCGACCAGTCGCGCGAATTCGTCGAGCGCCTGCGCAAGATCAACAAACCCGTGACGTATATCGAGCAGCCGGAGGCCGATCACCATTTCTCGCGCGCTGAAGACCGCCTCGAGTTTCTGAAAGCCATGCAGGCGTTCCTGGACAAGAATAATCCGGTCTGA
- the infA gene encoding translation initiation factor IF-1: MAKEELLEMRGQVVELLPNAMFRVRLENDHEILGHTAGKMRKNRIRVLVGDEVLVELTPYDLTKGRITYRFMPGRGGPGPQ; encoded by the coding sequence TTGGCCAAGGAAGAACTGCTCGAGATGCGCGGCCAGGTGGTCGAGCTGCTGCCGAACGCGATGTTCCGCGTGCGGCTGGAGAACGACCACGAAATCCTGGGCCACACCGCGGGCAAGATGCGCAAGAACCGCATCCGCGTGCTGGTCGGCGACGAGGTGCTCGTCGAGCTGACCCCGTACGACCTGACCAAGGGCCGCATCACCTATCGCTTCATGCCGGGCCGCGGCGGTCCGGGGCCGCAATAA
- a CDS encoding Maf family protein yields MTVPDLVLASTSPRRRELLARIGVVPARLAAPDVDETPLKGETPVAYVTRLAEAKARAVSRAADEIVLAGDTTVAVGRRILEKPVDEADWRRMLGLLSGRRHSCVSGVCVIDRDGRARVRHAETVVAFKRLSDSEIDWYVASGEGMGKAGGYAIQGRAEAFVRFLSGSNSAVVGLPLFETRALLVASGLQLG; encoded by the coding sequence ATGACCGTGCCTGACCTCGTTCTCGCCTCGACCTCGCCGCGCCGGCGCGAGCTGCTCGCGCGGATCGGCGTTGTGCCCGCGCGCTTGGCCGCCCCCGACGTCGATGAGACTCCGCTGAAGGGCGAAACCCCGGTCGCATACGTCACCCGCCTGGCGGAGGCGAAGGCACGCGCGGTGTCGCGGGCGGCGGACGAGATCGTGCTGGCCGGCGACACGACCGTCGCCGTCGGGCGCCGCATCCTCGAAAAGCCGGTGGACGAGGCCGACTGGCGCCGCATGCTCGGCCTGCTGTCCGGCCGCCGCCATAGCTGCGTGTCCGGCGTCTGCGTGATCGACCGCGACGGCCGCGCCCGCGTGCGCCATGCCGAGACCGTCGTCGCCTTCAAGCGGCTGAGCGACAGCGAGATCGACTGGTACGTCGCCAGCGGCGAAGGGATGGGCAAGGCCGGCGGCTACGCCATCCAGGGCCGCGCCGAGGCGTTCGTCCGCTTCCTGTCGGGCAGCAATTCCGCAGTCGTCGGCCTGCCGCTGTTCGAGACGCGCGCACTACTGGTTGCGAGCGGGTTGCAGCTTGGCTGA
- a CDS encoding ribonuclease E/G, translated as MAEWLIERGLGETRAALVEDGRIVEARILPDGELIAGTILDARLIARMPERNQGIVAWDCGEALVVPLPAGVTQGAMTRIEIVRPALPEPGKPKRARARPAPATTANTPVRFERSRETGSGATQDFSTSLETNGLETRALRPTDPDLFAAAGWDELIEEAANLSIAFDGGSLSIHPTPAMTLIDVDGWAHANTLAVAGAHAAAQAIRRLDIGGSIGIDLPSAADKAARHAAAAAIDSVLPQPFERTAVNGFGFVQIVRPRRRRSLIEVFAGDGVAAHARALLRRAERTPGAGERTIAAHPAVIAAITPDWIAALSRTLGVPIALRADPALAISAGHVQARHP; from the coding sequence TTGGCTGAGTGGCTGATCGAACGCGGCCTGGGCGAAACCCGTGCCGCGCTGGTCGAGGACGGTCGCATCGTCGAGGCACGCATCCTGCCCGACGGCGAGCTTATCGCCGGCACCATCCTCGACGCCCGGCTAATCGCGCGGATGCCGGAGCGCAACCAGGGCATTGTGGCGTGGGACTGCGGTGAGGCATTGGTCGTGCCGCTGCCCGCCGGCGTCACGCAAGGGGCGATGACCCGCATCGAAATCGTCCGACCCGCCCTGCCCGAACCCGGCAAGCCCAAACGCGCACGGGCACGGCCGGCGCCTGCCACCACCGCTAATACTCCCGTTCGTTTCGAGCGAAGTCGAGAAACAGGTTCTGGCGCTACCCAAGATTTCTCGACTTCGCTCGAAACGAACGGGTTGGAGACGCGCGCGCTGCGCCCCACCGACCCCGACCTTTTCGCCGCCGCCGGGTGGGACGAACTGATCGAGGAGGCCGCCAACCTCTCGATCGCCTTCGACGGGGGCAGCCTCTCGATCCACCCCACCCCGGCGATGACGCTGATCGACGTTGATGGCTGGGCGCACGCCAACACGCTGGCCGTCGCCGGCGCCCACGCCGCGGCGCAGGCGATCCGGCGGCTCGATATCGGCGGATCGATCGGCATCGACCTGCCGAGCGCCGCCGACAAGGCCGCGCGGCACGCCGCCGCCGCCGCCATCGACAGCGTCCTGCCGCAACCATTCGAGCGCACCGCGGTCAATGGCTTCGGCTTCGTGCAGATCGTGCGACCCCGCCGCCGCCGTTCGCTGATCGAAGTGTTCGCCGGCGACGGTGTCGCTGCCCACGCTCGCGCGCTGCTGCGCCGGGCCGAGCGCACCCCCGGCGCCGGCGAGCGCACCATCGCTGCGCACCCCGCGGTCATCGCCGCGATCACGCCCGACTGGATCGCAGCTCTGTCGCGGACATTGGGCGTGCCGATCGCCTTGCGGGCCGACCCTGCGCTCGCCATATCGGCGGGGCATGTCCAGGCCCGCCACCCGTAA
- a CDS encoding DNA gyrase inhibitor YacG has protein sequence MSRPATRNLCPLCRAPAQAPHAPFCSQGCRDRDLLQWLGEGYRIPGPAADPFGDPGLDSPGTPD, from the coding sequence ATGTCCAGGCCCGCCACCCGTAATCTCTGCCCACTGTGCCGCGCGCCCGCGCAGGCGCCGCACGCCCCGTTCTGCAGCCAGGGGTGCCGCGACCGCGACCTGCTGCAATGGCTGGGCGAGGGATACCGAATTCCCGGCCCTGCCGCCGATCCTTTTGGCGATCCGGGGCTGGACAGCCCCGGAACCCCCGACTAA
- a CDS encoding rhodanese-related sulfurtransferase, with amino-acid sequence MTDTPPPPFADAVRVAALYRFTPLDAAAVRAPLLEVCTANGVFGTLLLASEGINGTIAGSDAGVEAVLAHIRTLPGCDTLDVRESRSPTLPFHRMKVRLKREIVTMGEPAIDPTATGTYVAPADWNALIADPDTVVVDTRNDYEVRIGSFAGAVDPATRSFGDFPAWLRANREQLEGRKVAMFCTGGIRCEKATALARAEGLDEVYHLKGGILSYLEQVPAAESLWAGECFVFDQRVAITHGLAQGSHALCHACRMPVSEADRASPLYVEGVSCPACHAERDDAQRQGYAERERQARLAEARGERHVGAVFPRS; translated from the coding sequence ATGACAGACACCCCCCCGCCCCCTTTCGCCGATGCCGTCCGGGTCGCCGCGCTGTACCGGTTCACGCCGCTCGACGCCGCCGCAGTCCGCGCGCCGCTGCTGGAGGTTTGCACCGCGAACGGCGTGTTCGGCACGCTGCTGCTGGCGTCCGAAGGGATCAACGGCACGATCGCGGGCAGCGATGCCGGGGTGGAGGCGGTGCTGGCCCACATCCGCACCCTGCCCGGTTGCGACACGCTCGACGTGCGCGAATCGCGCAGCCCGACGCTGCCCTTCCACCGCATGAAGGTGCGGCTGAAGCGCGAGATCGTGACGATGGGCGAGCCCGCCATCGATCCGACCGCGACCGGCACCTATGTCGCTCCCGCAGACTGGAACGCGCTGATCGCCGATCCCGACACGGTCGTCGTCGACACCCGCAACGATTACGAAGTGCGCATCGGCAGCTTTGCCGGCGCGGTCGATCCGGCCACACGCAGCTTCGGCGATTTCCCGGCATGGCTGCGCGCCAACCGCGAACAGCTCGAGGGGCGAAAGGTCGCGATGTTCTGCACCGGCGGCATCCGCTGCGAGAAAGCCACCGCACTCGCCCGAGCCGAGGGGCTGGACGAGGTCTATCACCTGAAGGGCGGCATCCTGTCCTATCTGGAACAGGTGCCCGCCGCCGAGAGCCTGTGGGCGGGCGAATGCTTCGTGTTCGACCAGCGCGTCGCCATCACCCATGGCCTCGCCCAAGGCAGCCACGCGCTATGCCACGCCTGCCGCATGCCGGTGAGCGAGGCCGACCGCGCGTCGCCGCTGTACGTAGAGGGCGTCAGCTGCCCCGCCTGCCATGCCGAGCGCGACGACGCGCAGCGCCAAGGCTATGCCGAGCGCGAGCGCCAGGCGCGGCTGGCCGAGGCGCGTGGCGAGCGTCATGTCGGAGCGGTGTTTCCCAGATCCTGA